In Bacillota bacterium, the DNA window ATTATTATGGAGTGGAGTTTATTTGTATTATACACATGGAGCTTATTTTCTGTATACACCTATTCCACTGTCACGCTTTTTGCAAGGTTTCTCGGTTTATCCACGTCGCATCCCTTTTGAACAGCAAAATAGTAAGCAAGAAGCTGTAAAGGAGTGATTGCCACCAGAGGCGCAATCAAAGGCAACATATCAGGTATTGTGATAACTACGTCAGCAGCTTTTGCCACCTCACTGCTATCGCACCTCCTGGCAATCGCCAGTACAATTGCTCCTCTTGCCTTTACCTCTTTTATATTGCTTATCATTTTTTCTTTTAGAGTGTCCTGAATCACTGGAGCTATTACAAGTGTTCCTTCTTCAATCAAGGCAATTGTTCCGTGTTTCAATTCGCCGCCCGCATAAGCCTCCGAATGTATATAAGATATTTCCTTAAGCTTCAAAGAACCTTCCATTGCAAGAGCGTAGTCCAAGCCTCTTCCGATAAAAAACACACTATTTGCGTTATAATGCCTTGCAGCAAACTTTTGCAGTTTTTCCCTATCTTTTAGGACATTCGATATGTAATCAGGTACCCTTTTTATTTCTTCTATTATATCCATAGCACTCTGTTCATCAATACTACCCCTTTTTAATGCAAGATCAAGTGCAATAAGGTAAAGCACCGCAAGCTGGGCATTGTAAGCCTTTGTAGAAGCTACAGCTATTTCCGGTCCCACCCACGTATAAATAACATTATCGGACTCGCGGGCTATGGAACTTCCCACTACATTAACAATGGAAAGTATTTTTGCTCCTTTCTTCTTTGCTTCTCTTAATGCAAACAAGGTATCTATTGTTTCTCCCGATTGGCTTATAATTATGGCAATATCACCGGGATTTATTATTGGATCGCGATACCTGAATTCCGACGCAATATCCACTTCAACAGGAATCCTGGCAAGTTTTTCAATTACATATTTCCCTACAATACCTGCATGATAAGCCGTACCACATGCTACAATAAATATCTTCCTTATATTATCCGGACTTTCCTTTGAAATAAAGCAATTATCAATCAGTATACTGCCATTTCTAATCCTTGCATTTATTGTATTCTTCAAAGCTTCCGGCTCTTCACATATCTCCTTTATCATGAAATGTTCATAGCCCGATTTCTCAGCTGACGATATATCCCATTCTATTCTAAATATTTCCTTATTTATTCTATTTTCGAAAACATCCCATACTGTGACATTATCCTTTTTTACTACGGCTATTTCTCCATCTTCAAGCAAATAAGAATTCCTGGTATAAGAAAGAATAGCCGGTATATCCGATGCTATAAAGTTTTCACCTTCACCCAGCCCAATTATTAGCGGGCTTCCTTTTCTGGCAACAATAAATCTGTCGGGCCATTCCCCGGAAATAACCGCCAAGGCATAGGAGCCTTCCAGCTGTCTTAAAGATTCTGCTACTGCTTTGAAAATATCCCCTTTATAATAGTATTCAATCAAGTGGGCAATAACCTCCGTATCGGTTTCCGAAACAAACACAAAACCTTCCGTTTCAAGCATGTCCTTAAGTTTCATATAGTTTTCAATAATTCCATTATGCACTACAGCTATTTTGCCGGAATTGCTTACATGGGGATGAGAGTTTACATCATTTGGCTCTCCATGGGTAGCCCACCTTGTATGTCCAATACCCATATTCCCATCCAACAGGTTATTCAGCATATTATTATTTACTCTTTCTTCAAGACATTTTAACCTGCCTTTACATTTTACAACATTTATACCGCTCCTATTATATACGGCGATTCCTGCTGAATCATATCCTCTATATTCAAGCTTTTTCAAGCCGTCCAAAAGTATAGGCGCTACATTCTTCTCTCCTATATAACCAACTATTCCACACATATTACATATCCTCCTGTCATATAATTATTTTTAGGGCAATACTAACTTTAACTTTCATATAAAATTTTACAGAACTGCAATAACGGCAATAATTAAGTGGATATAACCCAAGATATAACTTCAGATTAAACTTAAAGATTATATCAAAACTTAAAAAACATTAATATTTAACGATACTTAACTCTCAGGAATATAATCAGGAATAATAAATATGACAGGGGTTGCCACCAAAACTCTCTTTGTGCTGCAGTTGCCTGCCATTTTGAAGAGTTTCTGCGGTCGTGGCAGACCGGAAGGTTTCCGCCGAATCTTTCGATAACTCATTGGATAAAGCCATGAGTCCAATGACCTCCTTCTCCTCGTCAACGGGTTTTTCCCGTCCTGGCGCTTTTTTCATGCCTTTATTATAATATTATAATATTATGCAGTAAATTCTTAAATCTTGATTCTGCATCAATTATTACCTGTTTTCCTCCTTTCCGGCATATAAAATATATAAACCCCACTATAATATTCCGTAATACTCCATTATAAATAAGTAATCATCACCTCACATTAATCTCTTTATAAATAATATGTATTAGCTTGTGTATAAATATTCTCTATATATCTCTCTATATAATTATATAATTAATTATAATTAAATGTGCAAAAAGAATCCACTATTTTTTTCGTAATCTTTCATTTTCAACAATTACAATTAATAATTCATCACTGCCAAAATATCTTATTTACCCTCTTATCTATCCTATTACCTACCCCAAAATAACCTCAACCAAATGCTTATTTCCATCATCTTTCAAACATAGTACATTGCCTTCAATTACTCTGCTGTCCACAGTAACTTGCTTTACTCCCTTATTTAATCTATATGGATTTTGAATCCGAATTTCATATTCCGACTTCCCATATTTGTACCTAACAGAGTAACCGGACCAATCTGCAGGAATGCAAGGGTCAATAACGAGAGTTTCTCCCTGCTTTTTAATGCCTAAAATATGTTCTATACCAACCCGGTACATCCACCCTGCAGCTCCTGTATACCATGTCCAGCCTCCTCTACCCGTGTTGGGCGGTATTGCATAAACATCAGCTGCCAATACATAAGGTTCAGTTTTATACCGAGCTGCTTCAATCTGGGTACGAGAATGGTTTATGGGGTTTATCATGGAAAAAAGTTCATAGGCTTTGTCACCTTCCCCTAGTTTCGCAAAAGCCAGTATAACCCATATTGCAGCATGGGTATATTGTCCGCCGTTTTCTCTTACCCCTGGTACATACCCTTTTATATAGCCCGGTTCCAGGTCACCTTTATCAAAAGGGGGAGTAAATAGTTTTATGAGCCCCGCTTCCTTGTCAACAAGGTAATTCTCAACTGCATTTAAAGCCTCCCGTGTACGGTTTTTGTCTCCAAAGCCGGATATGGCAGCCCAGGATTGCGCAACGGAATCAATCCGGCATTCACTATTCTGCGTAGAACCTAACGGTTTGCCGTCATCAAAATATGCCCTCCGATACCAACTGCCATCCCAGGCGTTTTCTTCTATTGCCATAATAATTTGAGTAATTATTTTTCTAAATTCCTCTACTTTTTCGGAATCTCCCATTTTCTCACAGATTGGAATGAACTTTTTCATTACAGTACATAGAAACCAACCTAACCATATACTTTCGCCTTTGCCTTTATTACCCACTGTATTCATACCGTCATTCCAATCCCCCGACCCTATAAGAGGGATACCATGTTCACCAAATTTCAAGGCTTTTTCAATAGCTTTTATACAATGTTTGTAAACTGTATCTTTTACTTCTGAAACTCTTGGGATGTTATACCTTTCACTTTCATCTTCATCCAAAGGTCTGTCTTCAATATATGTTATCTCTTCATTCAGTAAATCCCAATCGCCTGTACACGTTATATAGTCTGCAGTAACATAAGGAAGCCACAGCAAGTCATCGGAATACCTAGTACGTATACCTCTACCGGTTTCCGGATGCCACCAGTGCTGCACGTCCCCTTCAATAAATTGCCTTGATGAATGAAGCATTATCTGCTCCCGCGTCAACTCAGGCCACGCATATACTAATGCCATCACATCCTGCAACTGATCTCTGAACCCAAAGGCCCCTCCGGATTGATAAAAAGCTGACCTTGCCCATAGGCGGCAGGATATTACCTGGTATAAAATCCAGCCATTTAGCATCACATTCATAGTTTCATCAGGTGTATAAACCTGGATTATACCTAGTTTCCTATCCCATAATTCCTTTACTTTTTCAAATTCTTTTTTTGCTTCAGCTATACTTCTGTATTTTTGGCATAAATTTATTACCTGCCCCATATCCTTACCTTGTCCAAGAAGAAATACTAATTCTTTTTTCTCCTTAGGCTCCAATTCAACATTAATCTGTATTGCCGCACAAGGATCAAACCCTGCTCCTACAGCGCCTGACAGCATTTTCCTTTTTATTGCTTGAGGATCTCTTAAACTGCCATCTGCCCCTATGAATTCCAGGGCATCGCCTGTGACGTATTTCTCCGGTAAAGAAGAATCAATGAAAGTTATCTTTCCCGCAAATTCCGTGTTAAAAGGGTTTTCTACGGTAAAAATGCCTGAATCCTTATCAATGCTTGTATAAATATATTGTGATGTGTTTTTTTCATGTACACCTAAAACAGGCTTTATATAATAAAATAAAGATAGTTTTCTTTCTACGTCCAGCTTGTTTTCCAAAACAACCAGCGACACCTTAACAGGGTCATCAACAGGCACAAACAATATCAGTTCATGTTGTATCCCTTCACATTGATGTTCAAAAGAAGAATAACCATACCCATGCTTTATTATATACCCATTTTTGTTTCTTATGGGAGATGGAGTCATACTCCAGTATTTACCCGCATTATTATCTCTTATATATATTATTTCCCCCGGGTTATCCGTTACCCAGTCATTTGACCAGGGAGTCAGCTTGTTTTCACGGCTATTTTCAGCCCAGGTATATCCTCCTCCCGATTCGGATATTATAAATCCAAAATTTTTGTTTGATATGACATTTATCCATGGGGCAGGAGTTGTTTGTTTGTTTTTAAGGTAAATTATATATTCCTTTCCATCATTAGCGAATCCGCCCAATCCATTAAAAAACTTTAGAGACACTTGGTTAGCGGGAGACACTTCCCTGGCCACTGGATGTATTTCCTGGAATTTATGTTGTCCCTGTGCTTCAATTCTGCTTACATAATTCCTGTTTTCACAAACACTGCTTTCATAATGGGTTACTTCCTTGGTACTTTTTTCTTTCATTTTTCTTTCCCATTCTAATTGTTCTTCTATAGGATACGAATTACCTTTTAATACCAATCTGGCCGCAGTATATAATAAAACTACATCTTCATCTGTAATTTGATTTTTGCTAATAATAAACACTCCACCCCTCTTACCCAACAACTCCCTGGCATGGCTTGATGCTACCGCATCCTTTACCATATCCTGAAGAAGTTGTAAATAACCACTTTCATCCTCAGTTATTATTACAAGATCAAGCTCAACTCCTTTCATCCCCCAATACTCATGACCTTTTAGAATCTTATTGATAATTTCTATATCATCCTTTTTATAGATATGAAGAAGGAGAATAGGAATATCACCTGATATACCGAAAGCCCACAAAGCCGGCTGCCCTTTTTTATTGGTTAAAATAACATCCTCCCATTTTCTTCTAAGAGGTCCGGGAATTAATATATGAGGAAGCATTTTTAGATAAAGCTCTATTTCCTCTGCTTTAAATCCCAAGTAACCTGACTCTATCTGACTGCGGGTCCAAGCCAATTCAAAAGCTCTTTCAATCGATTTTACCTGGCTGTATTTTTCAGCAATTTCTATGGCCTCCTTATGCGTTTCACTTATTGCCGTAACATATGATAAGCGTACAGTTTTGCCCGGTTCTATTTTAACCCTGTACCTTATGCTCATTATAGGGTCAAGAACAAAGCCCGTTGTGTTCGATAAAGGTTGGTCAGGCTCCATTGCCTGCGGATTTGCAAGGCTCCTATTTCTACCTATGAATTTTGCCCTATCTGTTTCATACTCAACATTACCGATAACTTCACCTTCAACTGTTACTAAATGCAAAGCTGTCAATCTCTTATCTTTTTGACTTTTTGGCCTTCTTTCCGCTAAAATACAATTATATTGAGGATTGAACTCCGTTGTAATAAAAAGCTTACTAAATGCTGGATGAGCTAAATCTTCATCAGGATGAGCCAGTACTACTTCCATATAACTTGTAGTTTCTATTATTAACGGTTCATGGTTATAGTTGGTTAAAGATACTCTTCTTATCTCAGAATGTTCCTCTGTTGATACAATAATTTCCATACGGGTTTCAATATTGTCGTCTTTCCTTATAAACTCAGCCTTATCAGGAGAAAACACTACCCTGTACTTTTCAGGCTTTATCCTATAAGGCTCGTAAGTTACCGACCAAACCTTATCGGAAGTAACATCCCTCACATATATAAAACTCCCCTTTGGGTCTTCCAAACTTGCCTTCCATCTTGACACGACAATATCATTATACTTGCTGTAGCTTAAGCCACCATCTGTCACCATTAGTGAATATTTGCCGTTAGATAATATATGCATATGGGGAAACCCTGAATCAGGTATTCCAAACCGTCTAATAACCCTGCCGCCTTCAATAATAATTCTTTTTGCAGGAACTAATTTAACTTTGTATCCCTTAGTTAAAATAGCATTGTAAGGTACCCTTTCCTGCAACAAAAGCTCTGCAGCCTTTATTGAAGGATTTTTGTGAAATCTTTTCTGGAGAATATTGTTATTTAAGTAGTTGTTTAATGCAAGAAGGCTCATACCCTGATGATGAGCCATAAAGGACTTTATAATAGCTCCCCTTTGTCCCGAAGTCAACCTGGAAGGGGTATAATCTATCGCCTCGTATAAACCGTAATTACTATACAATCCTTCTTCCATCAGTCTATGGATGTTTTCTATTGTACCGTTCGGATCCAAATTTAAAGCAAGCATCGTAGAATATGGGGCAATAACCATGTCGTTAACCAAGCCTCGTTTCAGTCCCAATTCAGGCACTCCAAAAGCCTTATACTGATAATTTAGGTTAATATCAAAAGCATAGTAGGCAGATTCCGATACTCCCCATGGTATATTTCGTTTTCTTCCGTATGTTTTCTGGGTTTTTACTACGCATCTATAAGTTTCATCCATTAAAGTGTTTTCATAGTTTGCCATGATTAGTAATGGCATGAGATACTCAAACATTGTGCCTGTCCATGATACCAGTCCTCTGCAATCATCTGCCATTGTCAACCTTCTGCCAAGTTTAAACCAATGCTTTTTATCCACTTCTCCTCTTGCAATAGCTATAAAGCTGGTTTGGCGGGATTCAGATGCCAAGAGGTCATAATATGCCTTGCTGAACCTGTTCTTTTCAACATCATATCCAATATAGAAAAGTTGCCTTTTTTTATCATAAAGCGTGGAAAATTTGACATTATTAATAAGTTTATTAATGCGCTCAGACAAACTATTACACAAATTAATAAATTCGCCGGCCTTGATGGCCGCAGCTTCTATATCTTCTGCTAACTCTTTTAATAATGCTTTTCCTTTCCCTATCTGTCTCGGTGACCCATTATCCGTAATATCTAGCATATTTTGTATTTCTTTTATCATATCCTCATATAAATTCGGTAATTGGTTAAATAATAAACTTCCTACTTTATGACCCTTGAAAATCTTAAATATAAATTCTTCTATAATTTGTCTGCTTTCTGAATCAAGCGAAGCAGAGTAATCATTACAAATAGATACTTTTGATAAAGGTAAAAAGCTTACCAATTCTTTCTTATAAATCTCAGCAGTTAAAAGAAGTTTGTCTAACCACGGAAAATTGTTGAATTTTTTATTTGAAGTATACCTTTTCATACTGGAAATTACCTGCTCCAAAAGCTTTTTCCAATGTTCAACATCTATTTCCCCTTTTAATATGCTTATTTCAAGATAAATATCAACCTGTTCCTCCAAAAATGCTATATTAATATTAAAATTGTTATCAATAGAAGGTTCCACCTCTATACTCTTTACTTCTTCCTTTATAATATTTAAGATATCTTTTAGCCCAAGAGCCATGTTTATATCCACAGGACTGCTGTTTAGAATATCCTCTATGGCTTGTCTTACAACCATCAAATACCCAACAAAATTACCACTGTCAACTGTTGAAACATAAGCCGGCCTCAATACTTTAAGAGTGTTGGTATTATACCAATTGTAGAGATGTCCTTCCCACTTCTCCATTTTTTCAATGGTTGTAACTACTTTATCAAGCCACATTCCCATTTCAAGAAAACCAATATACCCTAAATCTTTTGCAGATATTATGGAAGCCATCATTAGTCCAATATTAGTAGGAGAAGTTCTGTGAGCAATACCTTTATATGGTTCCTCCTGGTAATTATCCGGGGGAAGGAAATTGTCCTTCTCGGTTACTAAATCCTCAAAATATCCCCAGGTTCTTCTGGCAATCTTTCTTAAAAGCTGAATATCTTCCGGACCCGGTTTTTCAACTTTTTTTACATACGGTTGGCTTATAAGGTAAGCAATATAAAATGAAGCAATCCAAGGTACGGATATTATAAATGCCGGTATGATCATTCCAGGGTTTAAATAAATTGTCCCAAATAAAAACACAACACCGGTTACTGAAGACATCCACATTCTTTTCCAAAAACTTTTTACATCATTTTTAAGAGAAGCTTCCATATCGGCAGCAGTCACCCATTCCAGCATATTTTTTTTAGTAAAGGAAAGCCTTATTATTGTACGGATAATAGCATCAACCATCAAGTAGGCTTGATATGGGATAAAAGTTAGCTGCAGTAAAGCTTGATACAAGCTTGCCTTTAGAGGACTCATACCCTGGGCATACTTTCCCTGCCTGTACTTAAAATAATTACCTGCCAAAAGGTTATATATTATTTGAATTAAAGGGTAAATGGTAACTGTTAACACAGCAAGGCCAAGCCATACATATCCACTGCCAGGTAGTAGGACGAATCCTAATATTATCAGCAATAGTAGTGAAGGGTTTATAAGGCTTCTTCTCATATTATCTATTATTTTCCATTTGCTTATTATTGATAATGGATTTCTGACCAGGTTGCCTTCCCTGTCTTTAACTATACGCCCCAACCAGGGTACAAGTTGCCAGTCTCCTCTTACCCACCTGTGCAACCTCATAGAAAAAGAGTTATACCTGGCAGGGTATCCATCTACCAGTTCAACATCGGTAACAAGGCATGCACGGGCATAACACCCTTCCAACAGGTCATGGCTTAATACCGAGTTTTCCGGTATGGCTTTTTTCAATACTTCCTGAAAAACGTCCAGTTCATAAATACCTTTTCCTGTAAAAATGCCTTCCCCAAACAAGTCCTGGTAAACATCCGATACTGCAGTTGTATAAGGGTCAATACCTCCCTGTCCTGCAAACACTTTTGTGAAAAATGAAATACTTGCACTGGTAATGCTTATATTAATCCTCGGTTGAAAAATGCCATACCCCTCTATTACTATTCCTTTTTTCTTGTCAATAATTGCTCTATTCATAGGATGGGCAATAGTCCCTACAAGGGTTTTTGCAGTTCCTATAGGCATTCTTGTATCCGCATCCAGGGTAATCACATATTTAATACGAGGTATATCGGAAAATTCACAGCTAATGACATTATAGCTTGTTCCCGACGAACCTCTTAAAAGGTCATTTACTTCAATTATTGCACCCCTTTTGCGTTCCCAACCCATCCATCGCTTTTGGACAGGATTATATTGTCTTTCCCTGTGGAAATAGTAAAATATGTCTTTCCCTTCTTCTCCATAACGCTTGTTTAACTCCTTAATTCCTTTAATTGCTGCTTCTATTATTTTTTCATCTTCGGGAAGATTCTTTGATGCCGCATCCTTAAAATCTCCAACCAATGCAAAATATATGTTCTTCTCTTTGTTTGCCAGATAATGCACTTCAAGCTGTTCCAATAAATCATTGACCCTTTTTTCATTAGGGAGAAGAGTGGGAACTATAACCATTGTGCTGTGTTCTTGTGGAATACCATCCTTTAATTCAAGCTTAGGCAACAGAGATGGAGAACAAATATGGCTTACAGCGAAATTTACAAGTGCAATAGCTATTTCACTTGCTGGAATGATAACCACAAAAGCTGACAATAAAGTTAAAAAAATAGATTGTATACCCTTATTGACGGTTGCATATGATGCATAATAACTTAAAAGAAGAGTAATAAGTGTCGTAAATAATACAATTGTGCCAAGATAAAAATAAGCCGGATATCTTTTTGTAATTTCTCCCAGGTATCTTAATCCCTCGGTTTTACAGTTTATTTTTGAGAGAAGCAAGCTCTTTCCTTTTCCTAAAATATAGTAACCGATGTGGTCCAGAGGACTTTTCTCTTTACCTGCATACTCCTGTGCACACTCCAGTGCCTTAAGGGCTATAAGAGTTTCAGAAACATTACATACCCTTGCCAACTTATTTACAGAATTGCGGTAATAATTTTTTGACTTATAATCCATTTTCATATATACATTAGCAGGATCACGCCTTAAAATGCTTTCTACGTAACTTAGTGATTCAAATACTTCATTCCAATCCATTGATTGGACTAATTTAAGGCTGGTCAGGGAGTTTCCTATAGATACCTGGAGTGCTGCCTGGATCTGATGTTCAAAGGCTGCAACATCGTCAGACTTTAAACCTTGGTCAGCCAGCTTCTCATCAATATATTTAATTATAGGTAATAATATTCTGCCCTGTTTTTTTAGTATTTTTACTAAATGTTCAATAAAAGAAGAGTATATTTCTCCCCCATCTTTTACATACTCGTTAAGGAACCACAAAATTTCTTCTTTACCTCTATTTAAGTTATTTTTGATAAGATCTCCTATTTCTTCAGCCTTACGCCACTGTTTTTTAGTGTTAAGCATCTTTACACATATCTGCCTTAAATTCTCTATTAAAGCGATACGTACCATTATCGCAAGGGCCCAGAGTTCTTCCGATGACAGTACTTTCTGAGTCTGATAAGCTTCAATGAATCCAACTATCGTATTTTCATCTATCCTACCATCAGTATGGGAAACAATCTCTAAAGCTATAGCAAATATTCGCGGATAGCCCTTTAAATAACCGCTTTTTAAAACCGGAAGCCTGGAAAAGCTTTTCCAAGGAATATTCTGCTTTATATCTTTAAATTCTTCTTCAATAACGTAAAAATTATCAAGGAGCCACTCGGCCGAAGGGGGAACCGGCAGATTCTTCTGCACATCATTATTCAAAACTCTATATATCTGGGCAATAACCCTATAGTTGCTATTCATCCTTGAAATAAGCCAACTTAGAGCACTGGAACTTTTTTTTACAATATGGTTCCTGGCTATGCCAACTGCATGATTTTTAAGCTCTTCAGGGCCAAGTATGGCATCATTGATTTCAACTTCCCTTTTCTTTTCCTTTCTGTCGGAAAGCAATAACATAGAAAGAAAAATTACCAAACTTACTAAAACCATATATGTAGGTACAATCATTAAATCCATTGTAAGCAATTCACCATTCCCTAAAATTTAGTTTATATTTAACCTATTTTTATTAGTATTACCCAAATTTTAAATAATTAATATTTAGCCTTATTGGTGCATTTTTCAAAAGTAAAGAAATATATTCCAGTAACATGACCATTCCTTTCAATATTTTCTTCACTCAAATTAAATTTACCCAACGCACCCAGTGTACCTTGAAAAATAATTAATTCAAATATAGAATATTAATCTGGAGAATGTTAATCCGGAAAATATTAAACTGATGGAGGTATACTATGAAAAGTTATAAAAAAGAATTATGGTTTGAGACAAAAAAGCGCAGAGAATTTATTAATATAACACCTCTTGTTGAGGACTGCCTAAAAGAAAGCGGTATAAAAGAAGGGTTACTTCTATGCAACGCAATGCATATAACTTCAAGCGTATTTATAAATGACGATGAAAGTGGCCTGCATAAAGATTTTGAAATTTTTCTTGAGAAACTTGCTCCGGAAAAACCTTATAGTCAATATTACCATAATGGATTTGAAGATAATGCAGATGCCCATTTAAAACGTACTATAATGGGAAGGGAAGTTGTAATTGCGGTAACTGACGGCAAATTGGATTTCGGCCCCTGGGAACAAATATTTTACGGCGAATTTGACGGTAAGAGGAGGAAAAGGGTACTGGTAAAAATTATTGGCGAGTAAATATTTATACTGAAATTTTTTATGACAGAAAATTAACAGGAGAATAAATATGGAAAATTTAGTAGTAATAAACCAGGTAATAATACTTTTTTTAACAATGATCACAGGATTTGTTGCAAAAAAGCGTGATATTATTAATAACGACACAATAAAGAAATTATCAGAAATACTTTTACGCATCACCCTGCCGGCAATGATTATATTTTCTTACAACCGGCAGTTTTCAAAAGAACTTCTGGCAAAAGGAGGAATAATGCTTGTGTATTCCCTGGCAATCCATCTTTTCGGAATACTGCTGGGGAATATAATTTATTGGAAATATCCGAAAAATATAAAAAACGTACTTAAGTTTGTCACTATTTATTCAAACTGCGGATATATGGGTCTACCGGTTCTGGAAGCCTTGTACGGACAAACAGGCATTTTTTATGCTTCTATATACA includes these proteins:
- the glmS gene encoding glutamine--fructose-6-phosphate transaminase (isomerizing), producing the protein MCGIVGYIGEKNVAPILLDGLKKLEYRGYDSAGIAVYNRSGINVVKCKGRLKCLEERVNNNMLNNLLDGNMGIGHTRWATHGEPNDVNSHPHVSNSGKIAVVHNGIIENYMKLKDMLETEGFVFVSETDTEVIAHLIEYYYKGDIFKAVAESLRQLEGSYALAVISGEWPDRFIVARKGSPLIIGLGEGENFIASDIPAILSYTRNSYLLEDGEIAVVKKDNVTVWDVFENRINKEIFRIEWDISSAEKSGYEHFMIKEICEEPEALKNTINARIRNGSILIDNCFISKESPDNIRKIFIVACGTAYHAGIVGKYVIEKLARIPVEVDIASEFRYRDPIINPGDIAIIISQSGETIDTLFALREAKKKGAKILSIVNVVGSSIARESDNVIYTWVGPEIAVASTKAYNAQLAVLYLIALDLALKRGSIDEQSAMDIIEEIKRVPDYISNVLKDREKLQKFAARHYNANSVFFIGRGLDYALAMEGSLKLKEISYIHSEAYAGGELKHGTIALIEEGTLVIAPVIQDTLKEKMISNIKEVKARGAIVLAIARRCDSSEVAKAADVVITIPDMLPLIAPLVAITPLQLLAYYFAVQKGCDVDKPRNLAKSVTVE